The Methanococcoides methylutens MM1 genome has a window encoding:
- a CDS encoding RNA-binding domain-containing protein codes for MIEVKVTTIINPTEDEKKVEDAVLKMFPLIELETVTTDEGKFIEGTGDIESLRDIHDLIRKEEIIDTARTRLVAGSYKHPTRTHFLINKQVATKGRLNFAPAIEEPLGSINVDIEADNAEAMEILIEWLTPPTEDGVALFEADIPEL; via the coding sequence ATGATCGAAGTAAAAGTAACTACCATCATCAATCCTACAGAAGATGAGAAAAAAGTTGAAGATGCAGTCCTTAAAATGTTCCCGCTGATCGAACTGGAAACGGTCACAACCGATGAAGGAAAATTCATCGAGGGAACCGGGGATATTGAAAGTCTCAGGGATATTCACGACCTTATCAGGAAAGAAGAGATCATAGATACTGCCCGCACCAGACTGGTAGCCGGAAGTTACAAACATCCCACCAGGACACATTTCCTCATTAACAAGCAGGTCGCAACAAAAGGAAGACTGAACTTTGCCCCTGCTATTGAAGAGCCCCTTGGTTCCATAAACGTTGACATCGAAGCAGATAATGCAGAGGCTATGGAGATACTGATCGAGTGGCTTACACCACCTACCGAAGATGGGGTTGCCCTCTTTGAGGCTGATATACCGGAACTTTGA
- a CDS encoding dephospho-CoA kinase, translating into MKIIAFVGMPAAGKSVASDVVKEQKIDVVNMGDVIRDEVKARGLEPTDANTGGVANDLRDREGMDAVAKRCVPKIEALGKDLVVVDGVRGIAEVIFFKDHFGEDFTLVFIDAPLEMRFERVSSRGRSDDMTDIEALKTRDERELGWGLAEAIKVANITVENTSTIDEFKEDIKTILENA; encoded by the coding sequence ATGAAGATCATAGCTTTTGTAGGAATGCCGGCAGCAGGGAAATCCGTGGCATCAGATGTTGTAAAAGAACAGAAAATAGATGTTGTCAACATGGGAGATGTCATACGTGACGAGGTAAAGGCCAGAGGACTTGAACCCACAGATGCAAACACCGGTGGAGTGGCCAACGACCTGAGGGACAGGGAAGGCATGGATGCCGTTGCAAAACGCTGTGTACCGAAGATAGAGGCATTGGGCAAAGACCTCGTTGTCGTTGACGGGGTTCGCGGAATAGCTGAAGTCATTTTTTTCAAGGACCACTTCGGAGAGGACTTCACGCTGGTATTCATTGATGCACCTCTGGAAATGCGTTTTGAAAGGGTCTCAAGCCGTGGAAGAAGCGATGATATGACCGACATAGAGGCATTGAAAACCAGAGATGAACGGGAACTCGGATGGGGTCTTGCAGAAGCCATCAAGGTTGCAAATATCACCGTTGAGAACACCAGCACCATCGATGAGTTCAAGGAAGATATCAAGACAATTCTGGAGAATGCATGA
- a CDS encoding tRNA-dihydrouridine synthase, with protein MRLGGVDLTGNLLLAPMADVTNLAFRLMCKKYGASLSFTEMISSDAIVHGNEKSFLRGMTCEEERPFGIQLFGHCPETITSAALIIEEMFEPEIIDINLGCPSPTITNAGCGSALLLSPDVVSSIFASLCENVDTPVTAKIRILESMDQTLDIANRVEEAGACAITVHGRTREQGYQGSADHSYAKRIKEELSIPVIANGDVKDGESAESILEYTGCDGLMIGRAAMGDPHVFYRISKYLEHGELIEVSCERRRDDLLEYIRLLEKFDLVSHVNMKAHSQWFTRGLKDSRSVRMGMGNADSHSSLIECIRNMCRDVQA; from the coding sequence ATGAGACTGGGCGGCGTTGATCTTACTGGTAACCTTTTGCTTGCACCCATGGCTGATGTGACGAATCTTGCCTTCAGGCTGATGTGCAAAAAGTATGGTGCGTCTCTTTCATTTACTGAAATGATAAGTTCGGATGCCATTGTACACGGGAACGAAAAATCCTTCCTTCGGGGTATGACATGTGAGGAAGAGCGTCCCTTTGGTATTCAGCTGTTCGGCCACTGTCCTGAAACCATCACTTCTGCAGCACTTATCATTGAAGAAATGTTTGAGCCGGAGATAATTGATATCAACCTTGGATGCCCCTCTCCGACTATTACGAATGCAGGGTGTGGTTCTGCACTACTTCTCTCTCCCGATGTAGTGAGCAGCATCTTTGCTAGTCTCTGTGAGAATGTGGACACTCCGGTGACTGCAAAGATACGTATCCTTGAAAGCATGGATCAGACTCTTGATATTGCCAATCGGGTCGAGGAAGCCGGTGCATGTGCGATTACTGTCCATGGGCGTACAAGGGAACAGGGATATCAGGGGTCTGCAGACCATAGTTATGCAAAACGCATTAAAGAGGAGCTTTCGATCCCGGTCATTGCAAATGGTGATGTGAAGGACGGTGAGTCTGCTGAGAGTATTCTGGAATATACCGGTTGCGATGGTCTCATGATCGGGAGGGCAGCTATGGGGGATCCTCATGTCTTTTATCGCATCTCCAAATATCTTGAGCACGGTGAGCTCATCGAGGTTAGCTGTGAGCGACGAAGGGATGATCTTCTTGAGTACATAAGGCTGCTGGAGAAGTTCGATCTGGTGTCACATGTGAACATGAAAGCACATTCCCAGTGGTTTACCCGTGGATTGAAGGATAGCAGGAGTGTTCGGATGGGGATGGGTAATGCAGATTCGCATAGTTCTCTTATAGAATGTATCCGGAATATGTGCAGGGATGTTCAGGCATAA
- a CDS encoding pyruvate ferredoxin oxidoreductase subunit gamma, which yields MKEIRIHGRGGQGSVTAAELLAVGAFADGKFSQAFPAFGVERRGAPVQAFTRISDEPIRLRAQIYEPDYVIVQDPTLLEVVSVESGAKDDGIIIINSDFDPEHFDLDTNAKIMTVNATKIALDIIGRPIVNSVLLGAFAGASGLIDPESIKEAVKERFPGKVGEKNAEAIQKAYDMMMEA from the coding sequence ATGAAAGAAATACGAATACACGGTAGAGGCGGACAGGGGTCTGTTACTGCTGCTGAGCTGCTGGCTGTTGGAGCTTTTGCTGATGGCAAGTTCAGTCAGGCATTCCCTGCTTTTGGTGTGGAACGTCGTGGTGCACCTGTTCAGGCATTTACCAGGATCAGCGATGAACCGATCAGACTTAGAGCCCAGATCTATGAGCCGGACTATGTTATTGTCCAGGATCCGACACTTCTTGAAGTAGTCAGTGTCGAAAGCGGTGCAAAGGATGATGGTATTATCATCATCAACAGTGACTTTGACCCAGAACACTTCGATCTTGACACCAACGCTAAGATCATGACTGTCAACGCTACAAAGATCGCTCTGGATATTATCGGAAGGCCTATTGTAAACTCTGTTCTCTTGGGTGCTTTTGCAGGTGCTTCCGGCCTTATCGATCCGGAATCCATAAAGGAAGCTGTCAAGGAGCGTTTCCCCGGCAAAGTAGGTGAGAAGAACGCAGAGGCTATCCAGAAAGCCTACGACATGATGATGGAGGCTTAA
- the porD gene encoding pyruvate synthase subunit PorD: MTIPPGGVCAPGSTLVNKTGGWRTFKPVYDYDKCIKCKLCELLCPDASIDPRDDGFFEFNYDFCKGCGICANECPKGAIEMVLEEK, translated from the coding sequence ATGACAATCCCACCAGGAGGAGTCTGTGCTCCAGGTTCCACTCTTGTGAACAAGACCGGAGGATGGAGAACATTCAAACCTGTCTATGATTATGACAAATGCATCAAGTGCAAGCTCTGTGAACTCTTATGTCCGGATGCATCCATCGACCCAAGGGACGATGGTTTCTTCGAGTTCAACTATGACTTCTGCAAAGGATGCGGTATTTGTGCGAACGAATGTCCAAAGGGCGCTATTGAAATGGTTCTGGAGGAGAAATAA
- the porA gene encoding pyruvate synthase subunit PorA, producing MRRDYEKEKKDMVVVEGSYAVASAVKACRPNVISAYPITPQTHIVEELSQFIADGEIPNCEYVMVESEFSALSALVGSSAAGARSYSATTSQGLELMHEVLFNVSGMRLPVVMTIANRAVSAPINIWNDQQDSISQRDTGWIQLYAEDTQEISDMTAQAFKIGEDPDILLPVMTCMDGFILSHVYEPVVLLDDDLVAEYLPPFEPELKLDPKNPKTFGAFADPNSYTEFRYLQQQAMDKALKKIEDAADEFYDLFGRYYGGLIDTYETDDADIILMAMGSIVGTIKDVVDKLRAKGVKVGLLKVRSFRPFPVEAIHNVIKDAKVVVALDKNISIGLNEGALFTETKATLYNTKIDVPVIGFMIGQGGRDIPVETIENIVDEAKKVIDSGITVESQFTDLKEELL from the coding sequence ATGCGTCGCGATTATGAAAAAGAGAAGAAAGATATGGTCGTTGTTGAGGGATCGTATGCGGTTGCAAGCGCTGTAAAGGCATGCAGACCAAATGTTATCTCCGCATATCCTATCACACCACAGACCCATATTGTAGAAGAGCTTTCCCAGTTCATTGCTGATGGGGAAATTCCAAACTGTGAATACGTCATGGTAGAGTCTGAGTTCTCCGCACTTTCCGCACTTGTAGGTTCATCCGCAGCAGGTGCAAGGAGCTATTCTGCAACAACCTCACAGGGTCTTGAACTAATGCACGAGGTCCTTTTCAATGTTTCAGGTATGAGATTACCTGTTGTAATGACCATTGCGAACAGGGCAGTCAGTGCACCTATCAACATCTGGAACGACCAGCAGGATTCCATCTCCCAGAGAGACACCGGCTGGATACAGCTCTATGCTGAGGACACACAGGAAATTTCCGATATGACCGCACAGGCATTCAAGATCGGTGAGGATCCAGACATCCTGCTTCCGGTAATGACCTGTATGGACGGTTTCATCCTGTCCCACGTTTACGAACCAGTCGTCCTTCTTGACGATGACCTTGTAGCAGAATACCTGCCACCATTCGAGCCTGAACTCAAGCTCGATCCGAAGAACCCAAAGACCTTCGGTGCATTCGCAGATCCAAACTCCTATACTGAGTTCAGGTACCTGCAGCAGCAGGCAATGGACAAGGCATTGAAGAAGATCGAGGATGCTGCTGATGAGTTCTATGATCTCTTTGGCAGGTACTACGGTGGTCTTATTGATACATATGAGACCGATGATGCAGACATCATCCTCATGGCAATGGGTTCAATTGTAGGTACTATCAAGGATGTTGTTGACAAGCTCAGGGCAAAAGGTGTCAAGGTCGGCCTGCTTAAGGTAAGGTCCTTCCGTCCGTTCCCTGTCGAAGCTATCCACAATGTTATCAAGGATGCAAAGGTCGTTGTTGCACTTGATAAGAACATCTCTATCGGTCTTAATGAAGGTGCACTGTTCACAGAGACCAAGGCTACCCTGTACAACACAAAGATCGATGTTCCTGTGATCGGATTCATGATCGGACAGGGAGGTCGTGACATTCCTGTAGAGACCATCGAGAACATTGTCGATGAGGCAAAGAAAGTAATCGATTCAGGTATTACTGTCGAAAGTCAGTTCACTGACCTGAAGGAGGAGTTGTTATGA
- the porB gene encoding pyruvate synthase subunit PorB — MKSLLAPGHRGCAGCCDAMAAKFTLMAAGEDCIVVSPTGCLEVMTTPYPESSWEIPWIHSLFENNAAVASGIEAALKAKGEMGKTKVIAMGGDGATLDIGMRSVSGAFERGHDFTFVCIDNEAYMNTGVQRSGATPFAASTTTSPAGEVSFGNIRPKKNMPAIMAAHGSPYVATTSIGYPKDMIRKVKTALDVEGPTYVHSHAPCTTGWGFDTSKTVEIAKLAVETCLWPLYEMEDGEITKVKKVKNPKPVEDYLKMQRRFKHLFTKEGGDEMVKKIQALADENIEKFGLQ; from the coding sequence ATGAAATCACTATTGGCACCAGGACACAGGGGATGCGCAGGTTGCTGTGACGCAATGGCTGCAAAGTTCACTCTCATGGCAGCAGGTGAGGACTGCATTGTCGTAAGTCCTACCGGATGTCTTGAAGTTATGACCACCCCATACCCGGAATCCTCATGGGAGATCCCATGGATCCACTCACTCTTCGAGAACAACGCAGCAGTCGCATCAGGAATTGAGGCTGCTCTCAAGGCAAAGGGAGAGATGGGCAAGACAAAGGTCATCGCAATGGGCGGTGACGGTGCAACACTCGATATCGGTATGCGTTCCGTATCCGGTGCATTCGAGCGTGGACACGATTTCACATTCGTTTGTATTGACAACGAAGCATACATGAACACTGGTGTTCAGAGAAGTGGTGCAACACCATTTGCTGCATCAACAACAACCAGTCCTGCTGGCGAGGTATCCTTCGGTAACATCCGTCCAAAGAAGAACATGCCTGCAATCATGGCAGCACATGGTTCACCATACGTTGCAACAACTTCCATCGGATATCCAAAGGACATGATCAGGAAGGTCAAGACGGCATTAGATGTCGAAGGTCCGACCTACGTGCACTCACACGCACCATGTACAACCGGATGGGGATTTGACACATCCAAGACCGTAGAGATTGCAAAACTTGCAGTCGAGACATGCCTCTGGCCACTCTATGAGATGGAAGACGGCGAGATCACCAAGGTCAAGAAGGTCAAGAACCCTAAACCAGTAGAAGATTACCTCAAGATGCAGCGCCGTTTCAAGCACCTTTTCACAAAGGAAGGCGGAGACGAGATGGTCAAGAAGATCCAGGCGCTTGCTGATGAGAACATTGAGAAGTTCGGGTTACAGTAA
- a CDS encoding sodium:alanine symporter family protein, which yields MDFLNLFTAEPEMVTFLKAIDSLVWGPPLLLFLVGTGVYLTLSLGFIQVLRLPLALRYVIRPDPSDKENLGDISSFAALTTALAATIGTGNIVGVATAIKAGGPGALFWMWLAAFFGMATKYAECMLAVKYRTIDENGQMAGGPMHYITNGLSDKVYSKPLATFFAFSGICVAFFGIGIFPQVNAIADSAAITLNVPPIYTAVVITVLVAMVTIGGIRSISKVALVVVPFMAIAYVIGCLIIIATNLESIPSTIALIIRSAFTPTAAAGGFLGSTMILAIQMGIARGVFSNESGLGSAPIAAAAARIKEPAKQGLISMTGTFFDTIIVCTMTGIVLVMTGAWTSEYEGAYMNSYAFSTGIESIGAYIVGIGLMFFAFTTILGWNYYGERCVQFLVGVRGIMPYRIIYIALVGGGVFLTLDTIWILADIVNGLMVIPNLIALLALRKVIVKETRKYFDGLEEESKNY from the coding sequence ATGGATTTTCTGAACCTGTTCACTGCCGAACCTGAGATGGTCACATTCCTCAAGGCCATTGACAGCCTGGTCTGGGGACCACCCCTACTGCTCTTCCTTGTGGGAACCGGAGTATATCTCACACTCAGTCTCGGTTTCATACAGGTACTCAGGCTGCCCCTTGCATTACGTTATGTCATCCGGCCCGACCCCTCTGACAAGGAAAATCTAGGAGACATCTCCAGTTTTGCAGCCCTTACCACAGCACTTGCAGCAACCATCGGCACCGGGAACATCGTGGGAGTTGCCACTGCGATCAAAGCTGGAGGACCTGGCGCTCTTTTCTGGATGTGGCTGGCTGCTTTCTTCGGAATGGCAACTAAATATGCAGAATGCATGCTTGCAGTGAAGTACAGGACAATCGATGAGAACGGACAGATGGCTGGTGGACCCATGCATTACATAACCAACGGCCTTTCGGATAAGGTATATAGCAAGCCACTTGCAACATTCTTTGCCTTTAGCGGAATATGTGTTGCGTTCTTTGGGATAGGTATTTTCCCACAGGTCAATGCCATCGCGGATTCAGCAGCCATAACCCTCAATGTTCCTCCCATCTATACAGCAGTTGTAATTACAGTTCTGGTAGCCATGGTAACGATCGGAGGTATCCGAAGCATATCAAAAGTGGCACTGGTGGTAGTTCCCTTCATGGCCATCGCCTATGTGATTGGATGCCTGATAATAATAGCTACAAATTTAGAATCCATTCCCTCAACAATTGCATTGATCATACGTTCCGCATTCACACCAACCGCAGCAGCAGGAGGATTCCTGGGTTCCACGATGATCCTCGCGATCCAGATGGGAATTGCCAGAGGCGTGTTCTCAAATGAGTCAGGACTCGGAAGCGCACCAATCGCAGCAGCCGCAGCCCGGATAAAAGAACCTGCAAAACAGGGGCTAATCTCCATGACAGGGACATTTTTTGACACCATAATTGTCTGTACCATGACAGGTATCGTCCTTGTGATGACAGGTGCCTGGACAAGTGAATATGAAGGTGCTTACATGAACAGCTATGCCTTTTCAACAGGGATTGAGAGCATCGGAGCATACATTGTTGGAATAGGACTGATGTTCTTTGCATTCACCACCATCCTTGGTTGGAACTACTACGGTGAAAGGTGTGTGCAATTCCTTGTGGGTGTCCGGGGTATCATGCCTTACAGGATCATCTACATTGCACTTGTAGGAGGGGGAGTATTTCTGACACTGGACACCATCTGGATCCTTGCAGACATCGTTAACGGCTTGATGGTGATTCCTAATCTGATAGCCCTTCTGGCCTTGAGGAAGGTCATCGTAAAAGAGACGCGGAAATACTTCGATGGGCTTGAGGAAGAAAGCAAAAACTACTGA
- the nth gene encoding endonuclease III, giving the protein MDNTENFDQIWSILKKEYPDPQPELDYTNEFELLIATILSAQCTDTQVNKVTAELFSKYPDAGSLADADITDLEKEIYSTGFYRAKSKNIKKTSQLIISEFAGKVPDTMEDLTSLPGVARKTANIVLARGFGKVEGIAVDTHVKRVSGKLGLTENTDPKKIEKDLMKLAEQEEWDDLSMTLILHGRRVCDAKKPKCGMCVVGDLCPSSIE; this is encoded by the coding sequence ATGGACAACACTGAGAACTTCGACCAGATATGGTCTATATTGAAAAAAGAATATCCTGATCCGCAACCTGAACTGGATTACACCAATGAGTTCGAGCTTTTGATCGCAACGATCCTTTCAGCACAGTGTACAGATACACAGGTGAACAAGGTGACAGCTGAACTTTTCAGTAAGTATCCGGACGCAGGATCACTCGCGGATGCCGATATCACTGATCTGGAAAAGGAGATCTATTCTACAGGTTTCTATCGGGCAAAATCAAAGAATATCAAAAAGACTTCCCAGTTGATCATTTCTGAGTTTGCAGGTAAGGTCCCGGATACAATGGAAGATCTGACATCTCTTCCCGGGGTTGCAAGGAAAACGGCCAACATCGTTCTTGCGAGGGGGTTTGGGAAGGTCGAAGGTATTGCAGTGGACACTCATGTAAAAAGAGTTTCCGGCAAGCTTGGTCTCACTGAGAATACCGATCCGAAAAAGATCGAGAAGGACCTTATGAAGCTTGCAGAACAGGAAGAATGGGACGACCTTTCAATGACTCTTATCCTTCACGGACGTCGTGTATGTGATGCGAAGAAGCCAAAATGTGGTATGTGCGTGGTTGGAGATTTGTGTCCGTCAAGTATCGAATGA
- the dinB gene encoding DNA polymerase IV, translated as MSRIILHVDMDYFYAAIEEREDPSIKDKAVVVCMYSNRGEEGGAVSTCNYIARDAGIHSAMPCRLAKSIKPDAVYLPVRKEFYTEVSNRIMEILRSYADGDGELFEKISIDEAFIEITDGAGGDFDRAEQIAERIKADVKEMEGLTCSVGIGPNKIIAKMASSRQKPDGITLIREGDVGDFLNEMPVSKLWGIGNVTEDKLAEMGIETVSQLAERDVQELIGAFGKTRGTWLKMAASGIDDSPVKEKTSSDQIGRMASLTHDTRKSDLVLSLLDELIDDVFSKVQSRSVSFRSVTVTVIHSNFKTVTKSHTLNHPVADKSMLREISYQIMGELLDNSTLNFRRIGVRVGSLQESKGQKTLAEFF; from the coding sequence ATGTCCCGAATAATCCTACATGTTGATATGGACTACTTTTACGCCGCCATCGAAGAGCGTGAAGACCCTTCAATTAAGGACAAGGCCGTTGTTGTGTGCATGTATTCCAACAGAGGCGAGGAAGGAGGGGCAGTAAGCACATGCAACTACATCGCAAGGGATGCAGGTATCCATTCTGCCATGCCATGCAGGCTTGCCAAGTCCATCAAACCGGATGCTGTGTACCTGCCGGTCAGGAAAGAGTTCTATACCGAGGTCTCAAACCGGATCATGGAGATCCTGCGATCATACGCCGATGGGGATGGCGAGCTTTTTGAGAAGATAAGCATCGATGAGGCTTTCATAGAGATCACCGATGGTGCAGGTGGTGACTTTGACAGGGCGGAGCAGATCGCAGAGCGTATCAAAGCGGATGTAAAGGAGATGGAGGGACTTACCTGCTCGGTGGGTATCGGTCCCAACAAGATCATTGCCAAGATGGCATCTTCCCGTCAGAAACCGGACGGTATCACTCTTATCCGGGAAGGGGATGTAGGAGATTTCCTGAACGAGATGCCGGTCTCAAAGCTCTGGGGCATAGGGAATGTCACCGAAGATAAGCTGGCAGAGATGGGCATTGAGACTGTGAGCCAGCTCGCTGAACGTGATGTGCAGGAGTTGATCGGGGCTTTCGGAAAGACCCGCGGTACGTGGCTCAAGATGGCTGCATCGGGTATCGATGACAGTCCGGTGAAGGAGAAGACCAGCTCTGATCAGATAGGCAGGATGGCCTCGCTGACTCATGATACCCGCAAGAGCGATCTTGTGCTATCCCTGCTTGACGAGCTCATAGATGATGTGTTCTCAAAGGTGCAGTCCCGAAGTGTATCATTTCGGTCTGTTACGGTAACTGTCATTCATTCGAACTTCAAGACTGTAACTAAAAGCCACACATTGAATCACCCGGTTGCAGACAAATCAATGCTTCGTGAGATATCTTACCAGATAATGGGCGAGCTGCTGGATAACAGCACGCTTAATTTCAGGCGTATCGGTGTGCGTGTGGGTAGCCTTCAGGAAAGCAAGGGGCAGAAAACGCTGGCGGAGTTCTTCTGA
- a CDS encoding AAA family ATPase produces MFLRTISLRDSAEMDNSSYPFTIPVIRNFRELELTGNVTFFVGENGSGKSTLLEAIAHQAGFNTAGGSRNNLYEVHRSGSVFGEHLRFSWMPKVTEGFFLRSETFYDFASHIDELQKIDGRAYDAYGGRSLHEQSHGESFLSLFNNRFRKGLYLLDEPEAALSPLRQLSLLKIIHDMESSGRAQFIIATHSPILMGYPNSRILDFDGDRITEVEYEDTDHYNITKDFLNARERYFRELFR; encoded by the coding sequence ATGTTCTTAAGGACGATTTCACTTAGAGACTCAGCAGAAATGGACAACAGCAGCTATCCTTTTACCATTCCTGTTATCAGGAACTTCCGGGAGCTCGAACTTACAGGCAACGTAACCTTCTTTGTGGGTGAGAACGGTTCAGGTAAATCCACTCTGCTGGAAGCCATAGCGCATCAGGCAGGCTTTAATACTGCAGGTGGGAGTCGCAATAACCTGTATGAAGTCCACAGGTCCGGGTCTGTTTTTGGTGAACATCTCCGATTCTCGTGGATGCCAAAGGTCACGGAGGGTTTTTTCCTGAGGTCGGAAACCTTCTATGATTTTGCATCCCACATCGATGAACTCCAGAAAATTGACGGCAGGGCCTATGATGCCTATGGTGGCAGATCCCTTCATGAGCAGTCCCATGGGGAATCATTTCTATCCCTTTTCAACAACCGTTTCAGGAAAGGGTTGTATCTTCTTGATGAACCGGAGGCTGCCCTCTCTCCGTTGAGGCAGTTGTCCCTGCTGAAGATAATCCACGACATGGAATCAAGTGGTAGAGCACAGTTCATAATTGCAACACATTCTCCCATACTCATGGGATATCCGAATTCCCGGATACTCGACTTTGATGGCGATCGCATAACTGAAGTTGAGTATGAGGATACGGACCATTACAATATCACAAAGGATTTCCTAAATGCAAGGGAACGGTATTTCAGGGAACTTTTCCGCTGA